From a region of the uncultured Draconibacterium sp. genome:
- a CDS encoding alpha/beta hydrolase-fold protein, translating into MKNIVILIAALFISGICAAQDVVEDFQPSSVNQPGKQFPQVNSEGRVRAQISAPEANNVRLDIGGVKYEMKKDENGVWTGESEPQDVGFHYYQLNVDGASVPDPGTKYFYGAGRWGSGIEIPADDMEIYALKDVPHGMVSEQPYFSEITQSFRRCFVYTPAEYNDNQKKQYPVLYLQHGSFEDETGWASQGHANRILDNLIAAQKAVPMIIVMDNGYAYKPQSSGGGRPAMVFEEVMMNEIIPMIDKRFRTIADREHRAIAGLSMGANQTMRICMNNLDEFAYYGGFSGTSNYPSSDEINVETFLNGAFKNGKSVNKQMKVFWLGLGTKEPEPFPGSVGAFRNMLEKQGIDYVYYESPETAHEWQTWRRDLHQYAQLLFK; encoded by the coding sequence ATGAAGAATATAGTCATATTAATTGCGGCTCTATTCATAAGCGGAATTTGTGCCGCTCAGGATGTGGTTGAGGATTTTCAGCCGTCATCGGTAAATCAGCCCGGCAAACAATTTCCTCAGGTGAATTCTGAGGGCCGGGTTCGTGCGCAGATTTCAGCACCGGAAGCCAACAATGTCAGACTCGATATTGGCGGCGTAAAATATGAAATGAAAAAAGACGAAAACGGCGTGTGGACTGGTGAATCGGAACCTCAGGATGTTGGTTTTCATTACTACCAGTTAAATGTTGATGGAGCCTCGGTACCCGATCCGGGAACCAAATATTTTTATGGTGCCGGCCGCTGGGGAAGTGGTATCGAAATTCCGGCCGACGACATGGAGATTTATGCGCTGAAAGATGTGCCACACGGTATGGTTAGCGAGCAGCCCTATTTCTCTGAAATTACGCAGTCGTTTCGCCGTTGTTTTGTTTATACACCTGCAGAGTACAACGATAATCAAAAAAAACAATATCCGGTACTTTACCTGCAACACGGAAGTTTTGAAGACGAAACCGGATGGGCAAGCCAGGGACATGCAAACCGCATTTTGGATAACCTGATTGCAGCCCAAAAAGCGGTGCCTATGATTATTGTTATGGACAACGGTTATGCCTATAAACCACAAAGTTCAGGCGGCGGTCGTCCTGCCATGGTTTTCGAAGAGGTGATGATGAACGAAATCATTCCGATGATCGATAAACGCTTCCGAACAATTGCTGATCGTGAGCATCGCGCCATTGCGGGCTTGTCGATGGGCGCCAATCAAACCATGCGAATTTGTATGAACAACCTCGATGAGTTTGCTTATTACGGCGGTTTTAGCGGTACATCCAATTACCCTAGTTCCGACGAAATTAATGTGGAAACTTTTTTAAACGGAGCCTTTAAAAACGGGAAATCTGTAAATAAGCAGATGAAAGTTTTCTGGCTGGGTTTGGGAACCAAAGAACCAGAACCTTTTCCCGGCTCAGTTGGTGCTTTCCGAAATATGCTCGAAAAACAGGGCATCGATTATGTGTATTATGAGTCGCCTGAAACTGCCCACGAGTGGCAAACCTGGCGCAGGGATTTACATCAGTATGCCCAGTTGTTGTTCAAATAA